The proteins below are encoded in one region of Halocatena salina:
- a CDS encoding acylphosphatase — protein sequence MSDRTRAHVFVSGRVQGVYYRSTTREEATERGVDGWVRNLDDGRVEAVFEGSSNAVESMIEWCHTGSTRADVTDVTVEYSDPEGIADFRIRR from the coding sequence ATGTCTGACCGAACACGTGCACACGTTTTCGTCTCGGGACGAGTCCAAGGCGTGTATTATCGTTCGACGACGCGCGAAGAGGCAACCGAACGAGGCGTCGACGGCTGGGTCCGAAACTTGGACGACGGCCGTGTCGAGGCAGTGTTTGAGGGATCATCTAACGCGGTCGAGTCGATGATCGAATGGTGTCACACAGGAAGCACACGGGCCGACGTGACCGACGTGACAGTCGAATACAGCGATCCCGAGGGCATAGCGGACTTTCGGATACGGCGGTAA